GACATCCCAGTTTTGTGATGTCAAACTCTTTTACCAACCAGGTTATGGCCCAGATCGAACTGTTCAAAAACAGCTCTCAGTATGAAAACAAAGTCTATGTCCTGCCCAAGGAACTGGACGAAAAGGTTGCCCGCTTGCATCTTGACAAGCTTGGCGCAAAATTGACGGTTTTGACCGAAGATCAGTCCAAGTACCTGGGGGTCCCCGTGACCGGTCCTTACAAGCCGGATACCTATCGTTATTGAGAATATGGACTGCTGTTGATGTCTGTAGAGCCCCGTGTGGTTGACCATGCGGGGTTTTTTATGATTCGGAGACAGGTTGCGTGGGAAGCGTTATTGCTTGACGTTGAGCAGCAGCCAGATCCCGAATAATAAAAAGATGACGTTTGCGGCCCAGGCGGCGACCAGTGGCGGAATCGCCCCCGCATAGCCAAAGGCGGTGACCAGGGACTGCAGGATGAAATAGCAGACCCCGGTGCCAAGGCTGATCCCTATCCCCAAGGCGATATTGCTTTTGCGGCCACGCTGAAGGGCAAACGGGATGCCGAGAAATCCCATAATCAGGCAGGTGAACGGTTTTGTCAGGCGGTTATGCATATCAACCCGCTGGCGTGTCGCATCATAACCTTCCCGCTCCAGCTTATGGGCGATGGAGCGCAACTTTACAAAGTTCTGCTCGCTGTTGGGGTTTTCCCGCTCAAGAAAATCCACCGGGCTGCGTCCCAGTGGCAAAGCCAACTGCTCCGGGGGCGAGGTCTGGAGCAGGTCGCCACTGGTTGCTGCAAAATTTCTGTCGACCGCCTGATCAGCCAACCAGCGTCCCTGCTCATATTCAACCTTTGGCGCATCGATCCGGCGAACCAGTTTGTGGTCTTTGGAAAAGAAAAAGACTGTCACCCCTTCGAGCCGCTTGTTGTGCGGGTGAGCAACCTTGATATTGATGATCCTGTCGCCGTGGCGGTACCAGATTTCGTTACGGGTCAGCTCGGTCTTCTGCTTCCCTTTCAGTTTGACTTCCAGCAAGTCGTTCAGCTGTTGGGTATTCCAGGGGACGACCATCTCATTGAGGACGAGCACGAGGAGAGACAAGCCCAGAATCAGGGTCATCAGGGGTTGAACGATATGCCAGATGCTGATCCCGCAGGCGCGCATGGCCGTGGTTTCATTGGTTCGGCCCAGGCCGCCGAGGGTCAGCACCATGGCGGTGAGAATGGCCAAGGGCAAAATCTGTACTAAAATAAACGGAATGCTGTTGCCAAGGTAGGACAGATAATCGCCCAGGGTCGCCTGATGGTCGATGAAATCATTGACCTTTTCAAAAAAATCGATGAGCAGGTAAATGCCGATAAAAGAGGCCGTGCATAACACTAAGATGCGGATGAAGTGACTGAGCAAAAAGCGATCGATAATTTTCATTGGCCTGCTCCGCTGCGCTTGAAGAGCCTCAGCAATTTATGCAGGAGCAAAAGCGGACTGGCAAAAAGCTGCAATGGCCTCTCAATCGCAGTGCGGTGCAGAAAGTAGAGTCCACCGACGAAGAAGCAGATGTTCGGCAACCAGAGGATCAGCGCTGCCGGAAGAACCCCTTTCTCTGCGATGGTACCGGCAAAACTGAGCAAAATGTAATAAACCAGAAATACGATCAGGGCCAGGGAAAAACCTGCTCCTTTGCCGGAACGCTGCGACTGCAGGCCTAAAGGAATCCCCACCAGAACCAGTACCAGGGGCGCAAAAGCGATGACCACCCGCTGGTGTTTTTCGACCTCCAGGCGGAGTCGGGTTTTTGGGTCTTGAGTGCTATTCAGGGTCGAGGACAGTTCACCCCAGGACAGTTCGCCGCGAGATCGCCGGCGTTCCTGGTCATTCAACTGGCCGGCGACGTCCAGGTTGATATCATAATTTGAAAAGCGGACGATTTGGTAGGTGGTATGCTGAGAATCACGGGGCTCGCGATGAATGGTGCCATCGGTCAGCCGTAAAGTCATGGCCATTTTTGCGGGGTTGCTGATCAGCCGACCCTGGCGGGCGATAATCGTGGCCGGGACTTCCCCTTCACGTTCATCGGAAATGAAAATATCCTGCATGATACCATTCTTTTCATCCATCCCATGGGTAAACAGGACGATGCCGTCAAAAGCATCGTTAAAAACCCCGGGAGTGATGGCCAGCCCAGCTGATCCGGAAGCGATCTGGAACAGCATGCCCTTAAACGCGGTCTTGCTGGCCGGCTCAATGTAGAGGGTCATCAGCCCGGTCAGCAGGGAAAAGAGCACCGCTAGCGCGACTACCGGCTTAACCAGGTTGTAAAGACTGACTCCGGACGCTTTCAGCGCGATGAACTCGCTGTCGGCCGAGAGCCGTCCGAAAGCAAGCAGGATCGCCAGCAGAAAGGATAGCGGAACGGTAATGCTTAAAAAAGTCGGCAGCAAAAATCCGAACAGCTTGACGATCTGGGTCAGGGGGACCCCTTTGTTGATGACCAGTTCGGTCAGGCGGGGGATCCGGCCCATCAGCAGCACAAAACTGAAAATCAACAGGCTTAACAGCGCTGGCGCCGAAATTTCTCGGAGTATATATCGATGAATTCGCATGGTTGACATAAGGGCGCATACTAATACAGAGGATCTGCGCTGTAAACAAACTATGCGACTCCCCGGAACAGATAAAGTGAGCGCCGCTTTTTGCTGGCTGCAAAGAGACGGACAAGAGGAGGGGGTGGCGACGGTTTGCGGAGCCCGGAAGAAGGGCCTGCCGAGCGGTTTTGATAAGCAGTTTTTCGCTTGCCTGCGGCAGTTAGAAATGGTATAGATCCGCAGTTAACCCATTTCACACGCTTCGGGATTTGCGCAGGATGGTTCCCGGCTGAGCCGGGTCCTGCCGAAACAGAACGAGGCGGAGGAATCAAACCAGACAACAGGAGATGTACAAAATGGCCCAGATTACCATGAAACAAATGCTCGAAGCCGGTGTTCACTTCGGACACCAGACCAAACGCTGGAATCCCAAAATGAAGCCCTATATCTTTGGCGCTCGGAACGGGATTTACATCGTTGACCTGCAGAAAACGGTCCGTTATTTCAAGACGGCTTACCAGTTCATCCAGGATACCGTTGCCAGCGGCGAAAAGGTTCTTTTTGTTGGCACCAAAAAACAGGCCCAGGATGCCATTCGGGAAGAGTCCCTGCGGGCAGATCAGTACTTTGTCAACAATCGTTGGCTGGGCGGGATGCTGACCAACTTTACCACGATCAAAGCCAGCATCGATCGGCTGAAAAAAATCGAAGCCATGGTCGCCGACGGCACCATCGATCAATACACCAAAAAAGAGGCTCTGCAGCTTGAGCGCGAACGTGAGAAGCTGGAGAAAAACCTTGGCGGGATCAAGAATATGGGAAAACTGCCGGGTGCAGTGTTCATTATCGATCCCAAAAAAGAGGCCATTGCCGTCCAGGAAGCCAATAAGCTGGGTATCCCGGTTGTCGCTGTTGTCGATACCAACTGTGACCCGGACAATATCGATTACGTGATCCCCGGCAATGATGATGCCATCCGGGCTATTCGCCTGTTTGCCGCCAAAATTTCCGAGGCATGTATGGAAGGGGCCCAGCAGCGCAAGGATGCCAAGCAGACCGAGGCCGAAGGCCGCGATGAAAAAATCGAAGAGCCGGCAATTGCGGCAGCGGTTGTGGCCGAAGCTCCGGTTGCTGAGGAAGTCAAAGCTGAAGAAGACTGATTTTTTGACGCCTGAAATGGTACACTGGATTTAAAAAGGCCTGCGGCCGGGCTTTTGGTCCGGCCGTTGGTTTAATATCAATAAATCGCGGACCGCGGTCCGTAGCATACAGATTATGGAGGAAATATCGTGAGTATAACTGCAGCAATGGTCTCCGAGTTGCGTAAGAAAACCGGAGCGGGGATGATGGATTGTAAGAAAGCATTGACTGAAACCGCCGGGAATATGGACGAGGCTGTCGATTTCCTGCGTAAAAAAGGCCTCTCCGCCGCCGCGAAAAAATCCGGTCGCGTGGCTGCCGAAGGTGCGGTCGCCGCAATTGCTGACGGAGCCGTCGGGGCGATTGTCGAAGTTAACGCTGAAACTGATTTTGTCGCCAAAAACGATGCCTTCCAATCCTTTGTCGCCAATGTCAGTGAGGTCATCCTGGCCAACGAAGTTGCTGATGTTGAAGCTCTGAAGGCCCTTCCTTACCCGGGCACCGAGCGTAATGTCGGGGATGAACTGACCCATCAGATTGCCACCATCGGCGAAAATATGAGCCTGCGCCGCCTGGCTCGCGTGGATGCCGGAGCCGGCGTTGTTGCCGCCTATGTCCATGGGGCCGGGAAAATCGGTGTTCTGGTTGAATTCAAGACTGATTCCGCTGATGACAAGCTGGCTGAACTTGGCAAACAGATTGCCATGCATGTCGCCGCGGCCGCTCCGCAGTACCTCGATCGGAACGCTGTTCCGGCGGAGGTTGTTGAAAAAGAAAAGGAAATTATGCGGGTTAAGGCACTGGAAAGCGGTAAGCCGGAAAATATCGTCGATAAAATCATTCTTGGCCAGATCAACAAGTTTTACGGTGAAGTCTGCCTGCTTGAGCAAGCTTTTGTGATCGATCCCGATCAGAAGGTCGGTAAGATTGTCGAAGCACTGGGGAAAGAACTCGGCACCACGATTACCCTGAACAGCTTTGTGCGGTTCCAGCTGGGTGAGGGGATCGAGAAAAGAGAAGATGATTTTGCGGCTGAAGTTGCTGCTTTAAGCAAGTAAGTAACCTTTCCCGGAAGGAGCTTTTGTGGCAACGGTCAAATATCGAAGAATATTGTTGAAGCTCAGCGGCGAGGCTCTCGCCGGTGAGCAGGGCTACGGCATTGATCCGCAGGTTATTACCGGAATCGCCACGGAAATCAAAGAAGTGGTTGCGCTCGGGGTCGAGGTTGCATTGGTCATCGGGGGGGGCAATATCTTCAGAGGGCTCGCCGCGTCGTCAAAAGGGATGGATCGGGCCAGCGCCGATTACATGGGGATGCTGGCCACCGTGATGAACAGCTTGGCGATGCAGGACGCGCTGGAAAAACAAGGGGTGAATACCCGGGTCCAGTCGGCTATCGAGATGCAGCAGATTGCCGAACCTTATATCCGTCGTCGAGCCGTCCGCCATCTTGAAAAAGGACGGGTGGTTATTTTCAGTGCCGGCACCGGAAATCCGTATTTCACGACAGATACCGCTGCCAGCTTGCGGGCCATGGAGATCAACGCCGAGGTTATCCTTAAAGCAACCAAGGTTGACGGGGTTTATTCATCCGATCCTAAGAAAAACAGTGATGCCGTCAAATTGCCGGTCCTGACGTACCTTGAGGTCTTGCAGCAAGGGCTGCAGGTTATGGATGCGACGGCAACTTCACTCTGTATGGACAATAATCTGCCGATGATTATTTTCGACATGACCAGCCGAGACAATATTAAAAAAGTCGTTTTGGGAGAAAAGATCGGAACGATTGTCAAGGGAGGCGACGAAAATGGTTGATGAAGTTCTTAACGAGACCCGTTTCGCCATGGATAAGGCGGTTAAATCCCTGAAACGGGATATGACCAAGGTACGTACCGGGCGAGCCAGTGTTTCTTTGCTTGATGATGTCAGGGTCGAGTATTACGGCGTGCCGACCCCACTCAGCCAAGTGGCGACGCTATCGGCACCTGAACCGCGTCTGATCACGGTCCAGCCTTGGGAAAAGAACCTGATCCCGGAAATCGAAAAGGCTCTTTTTAAGGCAGATCTGGGGCTGACCCCTTCTTCGGATGGGCAGTTGATTCGCCTCCCCGTTCCGGCGCTGACTGAAGAGCGGCGGCGGGAAATGGTGAAAATCATTAAGCGGATGGCCGAGGAAGCTAAAATCTCGGTGCGTAATGCACGACGGGATGCCAACGATAACCTTAAGATGCTCGAAAAGGAAAAAGAAATCACGGAAGATGATTTGAAACGCAGCGAAAAGGACGTGCAACAACTGACTGACCAATTCGTTGAACTCATCGACTCCGTGGTCCAGAAAAAAGAGCAGGAGGTTATGGAGGTCTGACGGTTGTTTGCCTATGAAGGAGTGATCAATGGCTCTTAAAATTAATGAAGAGTGCATCGGTTGTGGTACCTGCGTGGATAGCTGCCCGATTGGGGCGATCGTTGAAGCGGGAGAGCTTTATTCCATAACTGACGAATGTACTGAATGTCGGGCTTGTGTTGACAGCTGCCCGGTGAATGCTGTCATTGATTGACAGATTGGTAAAATCGCATAGCAAGGGCGTTGAAAAACGCCCTTTTTTTATTTGCTCAGCGCGCTGGCGGAAAAACAAAGATTTCCAGCTGTTTTGCTGAATTTAGAGGGGGGCTTGGGTTGACGGATCGAACCCTGTGCCGGTATTCGCCTTGCCGAAGCATGAGAAAGCGTGCTATTTTTCCCAGCCGGGAATGTTCCTGGTTCTCTGAACGGTGTAATTAATATAATGTCGGATTGTATAGAATTGATGCATACAGCGCCTCTAAGACACCTTGCTGTTATCATGGATGGTAACGGACGCTGGGCTAAACAACGAGGCCTGCCCAGGATAGCAGGGCATCGGCAAGGGGTGGAAGCGGTTACGGTCATTGTCGACGCCTGTTTGTTGCAGGGGATTGATGTTTTAAGTCTGTATGCTTTTAGCTCGGAAAACTGGGGGCGGCCCCAGGATGAAGTCGATGCGTTAATGGAGTTACTGCTGCAGTTCCTGGCATTGCAGCAAAACAAGATGCTTGCCAAGGGCATCAGTCTGCGGGTTATCGGCGATACCAGTCGGATGTCCCCATCACTCCAAACGGCTTTGAAAGAAGCCGAGGCCAAGACGGCCGGTGGCAAACGGATGACCTTGGTGCTGGCATTATCTTACGGCGGCAGGGATGAAATTCTGCGCGCGGTCAAAAAGGCTTCGCGACAGGTTTGTCAGGGGGAACTTGATCCGGATAAACTGGATTGCTGCACGTTTTCCGGTTTTCTCGACACGGCCGATATTCCGGATCCTGACCTGTTGATCCGTACCAGCGGCGAGATGAGGATCAGCAACTTCCTGCTTTGGCAGCTCGCCTATGCGGAACTCTATTTCACTGATGTGCTTTGGCCCGATTTCGGAGCGGATGACCTGCAGCATGCACTGGACGACTATCGCCAGCGCAAACGTCGCTTCGGGTTGACCGACGAACAGCTTCACGAACCTTGAAATTATGGGAGATTGACGATTAAACAGCGCATTCTGACAGCTCTTGTGCTTCTGCCTCTGCTGATCCTCCTGTTAGGTTTTGCCAGTCCCATGGTTTTCAGCGTTTTTCTGACCTTGGTCCTGTTTGTTAGTTTGTTGGAATATAACAAAATGGGATTGGCCGGGGAACATGGCCTCGAACAATGGCTCAGTGCTGCGGCTGGAGCTGCGGTTGTGCCGGTATTGGCCTTGAACCAGCCGGAGTTGCTGGTGCCGTTGTACACCGGCCTGTATCTGGTTCTGGCGTTGCTGTTCCTGTTTCGTCTGCCACCCATTGAAGAGACTCACCACCGCTTGGGCTGGCTCGTCTCCGGGACGGTTTACCTGCCATTGCTGATCGGTCATCTGGTGCCGCTACACCAGCTTGCTTATGGGAAACAATGGATCTTCTTGCTGCTTATCGCAGTGATGGCCTGTGATTCGATGGCTTATTTCATTGGTCGGAAGTTCGGTAAGCGCAAACTTTACCCGGCTGTAAGTCCAAATAAGAGCATTGAAGGAGCATACGGCGGGATTCTGGGCGCAGTCCTGGGGGTTTTGTTTGCAAAATTGTTTTTCCTGCAGGCCATCGGCTGGTTCGGCGTTCTCGGGATCGGCGTCGCCCTGGGCGTTTTCGGCCAACTGGGCGACCTCTTCGAATCTCTTCTCAAGCGGGCCTGCAGGGTCAAGGATTCCGGTACCATGATTCCGGGACACGGTGGACTGCTGGACCGCCTGGACAGTTTATTGTTTGTTTTTCCCCTCGTTTACTATATTGCCAAATATGGTTACGGAGGCTAGGGGCGTACGTTTGAAGAACATATCGTTGCTCGGATCCACCGGCTCTATCGGAGTCAGTACCCTCGAAATTATCAAGTCCTTTCCCCACCATTATCGGGTGGTCGCCTTGGCGGCCGGCAAAAATGTCGATCTGTTGCTGCAGCAGATCGAGGTCTTTCAACCTGAAGTTGTCGCCGTTGTTGCTGAAGAAGACGCGGATTATTTAGCCTCCAAACTACATGACCATGGGATTGAGGTCGGGTTTGGCGTGGCCGGGATGATTCGCTGTGCAACTCTGGCTGCTGCGGACATGGTGGTTGCGGCGATTGTCGGCGCGGCTGGACTGGAGCCCACTTTAGCCGCAATTCAGGCAGGTAAAGATGTTGCTCTGGCCAATAAGGAAACCCTGGTCATGGCCGGCGGGCTGATCATGGCCGAAGTCCGGCGCCAGGGGATTAAGCTGATCCCTGTCGACAGCGAACATTCGGCTATCTTTCAGTCGCTGAGCGGACAGCGTCACACTGATGTCCGACGCTTGATCCTGACCGCCTCCGGAGGTCCGTTCCGCGATTTGGAACGGGAGAAGTTTGGTGAAATTACCCCGAGCAGCGCTTTGGCCCATCCAAATTGGGCGATGGGGCGGAAAATATCCATCGATTCGGCTACAATGATGAATAAGGGGCTGGAGGTCATCGAGGCGCATTGGCTGTTCGGAATTCCTGCAGAGCAGATTGCCGTGCATATTCATCCGGAAAGTATCGTCCATTCCCTGGTTGAGTATCACGATGGTGCTTTGCTGGCTCAATTGGGAATTCCCGATATGAAGACCCCGATCGCTTATGCCCTGTCCTGGCCTGAGCGGCTGCCTCTGGAACAGCCCCCCCTTGACCTGTGTGCCATGAGCCGCTTAACATTTTCCCATCCGGATCGGGAGCGGTTTCCCTGCCTGAGGCTGGCCTATGAAGCTTTGGCCGAAGGAGGAACCCTGCCAGCGGTTATGAATGCCGCCAATGAGATTGCGGTCGAGGCTTTTCTTGCCAACCGCCTTGATTTTGTCGGCATCCCGGTGCTGATTGAACAGGTTATGAAGCGTCATCAGATTCAGGCGGCTTCCTCGGTCGACAGTGTGCTGCAGGCCGATGACTGGAGTCGTAACGAAGCTAAACGAATGTTAAGTGGAGGACAGGCATGACCACCGTTATTGCCGGAATCCTGATGCTAGGGGTGCTGGTTTTTGTTCATGAACTCGGACACTTTGTCGTTGCCAAACTGTGCGGAGTTAAAGTCCTGAAGTTTTCTCTGGGCTTCGGGCCCAGATTGGTGTCCCGGAAAAAGGGGGAGACGGAGTATCAAATCTGTATTATTCCGTTGGGCGGCTATGTGCAGATGCTTGGCGAAGGGGGCGGCGAGCAGGGTGAGGATGCCGAACTGACGCCAGCTGAGGCGGCCCGTTCCTTTGCCCATAAACCGGTTTCGAAGCGGTTGGCGATTGTTCTTGCCGGTCCGGCGATGAACTTGCTGCTGCCGCTGTTGATTCTGCCGGTGAGCTTTATGGTCGGGGTTCAGGTTCCCAGCTATTTTGATCAGCCCGCCTGTATCGGTTATGTTGTCCCGGATTCTAATGCTGCCACCGCCGGTTTTGTCGGCGGCGATTGTGTGGTGGGTCTGAATGGGCAGGCGATCCACAGCTGGAATGAAGCGAACAAGGCGTTTGTGAGCCAAGCCGGTGATTCTTTGCATTTCCGCATCGAGCGTAACGGCCAGACCCGGACCATTGAAATTCCCGCTGAAAATGACAGCCTGGAGGGAATGCAGGCGCTCGGGCTATTGCCGACTCAGGAAGCGCGGGTCGGAGCCATGGCTGCGGATATGCCTGCGGCACAGGCCGGGTTGCAGCGTGGTGACCTGATTCTGGCGATTGACGGACATAAGGTTTTTTCCTGGTACGATTTAAGAGGGATTATTCAGCAGGTCGGCAAGCAAAAGGTTCCGGTTTTGCTGGAGCGTGGAGGAAAACAGAGTGTTGTCGAGGTGACTCCGCAACAGCGGGCAGGGGAGGGGGAATACCTGCTCGGCATCGCTCCGTTGCAAAGTTTCCAATTGAAGCATTTCGGGTTTGCTGCCTCTATCAAAGAGGGGGCCAAGCGCACCTGGGAACTGATTGACCTGACAGTGGTTTTTGTGCAGAAGCTTTTCACCGGGAATGTCTCCGCCAAGAACATCGGCGGCCCGATCACCGTGGTTCAGATTGCCGGACAGGCTGCGCAGACCGACCTCGCGTCAATTCTGTCGGTGTTGGCTTTTATTTCCATTCAGCTCGGAATTCTTAACCTGTTGCCGATTCCGATTCTGGACGGCGGACATATCCTTTTTTACAGTATTGAGCTGATTTTACGTAGGCCTGTCTCCATCAGAGCACGCGAGATGGCGCAACAGGTCGGAATGGCCATGCTGCTGATGTTGATGGTCTTGGCATTTTATAATGACATTGTACGGCTTTGGGGATGAATAAAGATTTTTCACACACCAGAATCCTGGCTTTGGACACGGCTTCATTGACGGGCAGCGTGGCTTTGTGCCAGGGCGAAACCCTGGTCGCAGAATCCTTACTGAATGTACGCAGCACCCATAGTGAAAAACTGCTTGGGCAAATTGATTTGCTGCTGGGCGAAGCCGGTTGGGATCTTGCTGACCTCGATCTGCTCGCTGCAGTAACCGGACCCGGGTCCTTTACCGGGTTGCGTATCGGTTTGGCAACCCTCAAAGGGTTGGGGCAGGTTCTCGATAAATCGGTTGTTCCGGTTTCGGCATTGCAGGTCGCTGCGTTGGGTGCTCCTTTGGCCACAGTCCCGGTCTGTGCTTTTTTGGATGCCCGCAAAAAAGAAGTTTACACCCAGCTGTTCGATACCCTGACCGGCTCGCCGATTGCCATCGACCAGCCACGGGTCCTCCCGCCGCGCGTCCTGCTGGAAAAATTGCCGGGGCGGGTTGTTCTGGTCGGTGACGGGGTTTCCCTGTACCACGATCTGATTATTGATTGTCTGGGGGAAAGAGCGGTGCTGCCACCTGCTCCCGCTCATCAGCGGCATGCTTTTCAAGCGGCCTGGTTGGCCCTCCAGGCCTTCAAAGACGGCGCCGTAGGCAGTGCTGCCGAATTGCAGCCGACCTATATCCGTCCTTCCGATGCCGAATTAAACCTTCCCGCTAAGCCAGCTTCGGTTGTTTAATCTCCGTCGCCGGTCATGGAGAAGAGGGGGCAGCGGCCGGCACAATCGTGTTCCGTTTCTGGTTAGTAGTTGACAATCTTGAAGCGATTTGGTTATTTTGAGATAGCGATAACAAAGATGGTTTCGACTTAAGTTCTCTGGTCCGAACCACGGGGTTTCTGCTTTGGAGGCCTGCCTTTTTGCAACGTCATTGGGATTGAAAATTTGCACTCGGGGACGTAGCCGTATACGCCGCACCGGCAAACGGAAAGATCGTGAGACATTGTAAAAATCGGAGGGCTTTGAACAGGGACAGGTTTTAACCCAGCTACATGCGCGGAGGTGCCAATGGACATTGACCAAAACCTTTTGCAAGATCTTATCGAGAACAACCCCCGTTTCCGCATGCTTTACGAAGAACACGTCATCTTTGAAAAACAACTCACCGAATATGAAAAAAAAGCGTTTTTAACCCCTCAAGAAGAGCTTGAAAAAAATAAAGTCAAGAAAATGAAACTGGTTGGCAAAGACGAAATGGAAAAGATTGTCCAGTCCGTGACCGTCTGATTCCGTATCCCAGTTGTTGGGTGTTTTGATACAGCAAAGGGTTTAAGCATCGGCTTAAACCCTTTGCTGTATTTGAACCCCTGAGGACGGTGGAAAAGTATGAGTTCTTCGTTCCCGGGTGGCAGTGTTTGTACGTTATGTACATCATTTCCCCTTGACAACTGTGTCCCGGTCATGAAAAGTCTTCTGTTCCCGGGATATCAACGGCAAGACGATGGGGTTTTGGCCTGCCTGATCGGCAACTCGCGGAGAACGGGCGGGAGTAAGAGCTTTATTCGAGATCATAGTACGAGGTTTTTCAGGAGGCACAGATGGAGCTGACCGGGTCACAGATTTTACTTGAATGTTTGAAGCTGGAAGGAATCGATACCGTTTTCGGTTACCCCGGTGGCGCTGTCATCAATATTTACGATGATCTGTATGACTCCACAATCCGGCATATTTTGACC
The Pelobacter seleniigenes DSM 18267 DNA segment above includes these coding regions:
- a CDS encoding isoprenyl transferase; translation: MSDCIELMHTAPLRHLAVIMDGNGRWAKQRGLPRIAGHRQGVEAVTVIVDACLLQGIDVLSLYAFSSENWGRPQDEVDALMELLLQFLALQQNKMLAKGISLRVIGDTSRMSPSLQTALKEAEAKTAGGKRMTLVLALSYGGRDEILRAVKKASRQVCQGELDPDKLDCCTFSGFLDTADIPDPDLLIRTSGEMRISNFLLWQLAYAELYFTDVLWPDFGADDLQHALDDYRQRKRRFGLTDEQLHEP
- the lptF gene encoding LPS export ABC transporter permease LptF; translation: MSTMRIHRYILREISAPALLSLLIFSFVLLMGRIPRLTELVINKGVPLTQIVKLFGFLLPTFLSITVPLSFLLAILLAFGRLSADSEFIALKASGVSLYNLVKPVVALAVLFSLLTGLMTLYIEPASKTAFKGMLFQIASGSAGLAITPGVFNDAFDGIVLFTHGMDEKNGIMQDIFISDEREGEVPATIIARQGRLISNPAKMAMTLRLTDGTIHREPRDSQHTTYQIVRFSNYDINLDVAGQLNDQERRRSRGELSWGELSSTLNSTQDPKTRLRLEVEKHQRVVIAFAPLVLVLVGIPLGLQSQRSGKGAGFSLALIVFLVYYILLSFAGTIAEKGVLPAALILWLPNICFFVGGLYFLHRTAIERPLQLFASPLLLLHKLLRLFKRSGAGQ
- the frr gene encoding ribosome recycling factor is translated as MVDEVLNETRFAMDKAVKSLKRDMTKVRTGRASVSLLDDVRVEYYGVPTPLSQVATLSAPEPRLITVQPWEKNLIPEIEKALFKADLGLTPSSDGQLIRLPVPALTEERRREMVKIIKRMAEEAKISVRNARRDANDNLKMLEKEKEITEDDLKRSEKDVQQLTDQFVELIDSVVQKKEQEVMEV
- the pyrH gene encoding UMP kinase, encoding MATVKYRRILLKLSGEALAGEQGYGIDPQVITGIATEIKEVVALGVEVALVIGGGNIFRGLAASSKGMDRASADYMGMLATVMNSLAMQDALEKQGVNTRVQSAIEMQQIAEPYIRRRAVRHLEKGRVVIFSAGTGNPYFTTDTAASLRAMEINAEVILKATKVDGVYSSDPKKNSDAVKLPVLTYLEVLQQGLQVMDATATSLCMDNNLPMIIFDMTSRDNIKKVVLGEKIGTIVKGGDENG
- the tsf gene encoding translation elongation factor Ts; this translates as MVSITAAMVSELRKKTGAGMMDCKKALTETAGNMDEAVDFLRKKGLSAAAKKSGRVAAEGAVAAIADGAVGAIVEVNAETDFVAKNDAFQSFVANVSEVILANEVADVEALKALPYPGTERNVGDELTHQIATIGENMSLRRLARVDAGAGVVAAYVHGAGKIGVLVEFKTDSADDKLAELGKQIAMHVAAAAPQYLDRNAVPAEVVEKEKEIMRVKALESGKPENIVDKIILGQINKFYGEVCLLEQAFVIDPDQKVGKIVEALGKELGTTITLNSFVRFQLGEGIEKREDDFAAEVAALSK
- the lptG gene encoding LPS export ABC transporter permease LptG, with amino-acid sequence MKIIDRFLLSHFIRILVLCTASFIGIYLLIDFFEKVNDFIDHQATLGDYLSYLGNSIPFILVQILPLAILTAMVLTLGGLGRTNETTAMRACGISIWHIVQPLMTLILGLSLLVLVLNEMVVPWNTQQLNDLLEVKLKGKQKTELTRNEIWYRHGDRIINIKVAHPHNKRLEGVTVFFFSKDHKLVRRIDAPKVEYEQGRWLADQAVDRNFAATSGDLLQTSPPEQLALPLGRSPVDFLERENPNSEQNFVKLRSIAHKLEREGYDATRQRVDMHNRLTKPFTCLIMGFLGIPFALQRGRKSNIALGIGISLGTGVCYFILQSLVTAFGYAGAIPPLVAAWAANVIFLLFGIWLLLNVKQ
- the rpsB gene encoding 30S ribosomal protein S2, translated to MAQITMKQMLEAGVHFGHQTKRWNPKMKPYIFGARNGIYIVDLQKTVRYFKTAYQFIQDTVASGEKVLFVGTKKQAQDAIREESLRADQYFVNNRWLGGMLTNFTTIKASIDRLKKIEAMVADGTIDQYTKKEALQLEREREKLEKNLGGIKNMGKLPGAVFIIDPKKEAIAVQEANKLGIPVVAVVDTNCDPDNIDYVIPGNDDAIRAIRLFAAKISEACMEGAQQRKDAKQTEAEGRDEKIEEPAIAAAVVAEAPVAEEVKAEED
- a CDS encoding phosphatidate cytidylyltransferase; the encoded protein is MTIKQRILTALVLLPLLILLLGFASPMVFSVFLTLVLFVSLLEYNKMGLAGEHGLEQWLSAAAGAAVVPVLALNQPELLVPLYTGLYLVLALLFLFRLPPIEETHHRLGWLVSGTVYLPLLIGHLVPLHQLAYGKQWIFLLLIAVMACDSMAYFIGRKFGKRKLYPAVSPNKSIEGAYGGILGAVLGVLFAKLFFLQAIGWFGVLGIGVALGVFGQLGDLFESLLKRACRVKDSGTMIPGHGGLLDRLDSLLFVFPLVYYIAKYGYGG
- a CDS encoding 4Fe-4S binding protein, which encodes MALKINEECIGCGTCVDSCPIGAIVEAGELYSITDECTECRACVDSCPVNAVID
- a CDS encoding 1-deoxy-D-xylulose-5-phosphate reductoisomerase; its protein translation is MKNISLLGSTGSIGVSTLEIIKSFPHHYRVVALAAGKNVDLLLQQIEVFQPEVVAVVAEEDADYLASKLHDHGIEVGFGVAGMIRCATLAAADMVVAAIVGAAGLEPTLAAIQAGKDVALANKETLVMAGGLIMAEVRRQGIKLIPVDSEHSAIFQSLSGQRHTDVRRLILTASGGPFRDLEREKFGEITPSSALAHPNWAMGRKISIDSATMMNKGLEVIEAHWLFGIPAEQIAVHIHPESIVHSLVEYHDGALLAQLGIPDMKTPIAYALSWPERLPLEQPPLDLCAMSRLTFSHPDRERFPCLRLAYEALAEGGTLPAVMNAANEIAVEAFLANRLDFVGIPVLIEQVMKRHQIQAASSVDSVLQADDWSRNEAKRMLSGGQA